One segment of Brassica napus cultivar Da-Ae chromosome C3, Da-Ae, whole genome shotgun sequence DNA contains the following:
- the LOC106429482 gene encoding uncharacterized protein LOC106429482, which produces MNILRGSSSGPAKRSRQTCLPPGLNRPATSASLPPGATRPASSASRHPLPSLAAVMSAPERRNMPLLHPQRPNGTLWFGIDDCIRKDVVSTYQSNFWGPWWTYRMVPDEKKVAWWTSFLQQYYWDPKHHSQVRFQWEQILKSSIRDLVSKRRRSEEKKKPDFIGLADWNLMLETWQEEPHQKRSKTNSENASSNPDGLGTHRHTSGSKNHKRYAYDLTVKAGGVAPPVTEVVRMTHTRKDGTFIDKRAEGFLKAAEALALERSQGSCLTDETPSAPSTQQLNAAYIEVATNGKGRVYGLGSIQDIDDEPSETAPASLFTHVAVDGRLTTMEGVVTCLKDDVSGLKEDVIGIKRGIEVLMKMNGVDPVTFEPIQRESDASDRTPQSSQELDQNSPVH; this is translated from the exons ATGAATATCCTACGTGGTTCTTCTTCAGGGCCAGCTAAGAGGAGCCGTCAAACTTGTCTTCCTCCTGGATTGAACAGGCCTGCTACGTCCGCTTCTCTTCCTCCTGGAGCGACCAGGCCGGCTTCGTCTGCGTCTCGACATCCACTTCCAAGCTTAGCTGCTGTGATGAGTGCGCCAGAGAGACGTAACATGCCTCTTCTCCATCCACAAAGGCCCAATGGAACTTTATG GTTTGGGATAGACGATTGCATCCGGAAAGATGTAGTGTCAACATATCAGTCAAACTTTTGGGGACCATGGTGGACCTACAGAATGGTGCCAGATGAGAAGAAGGTCGCTTGGTGGACTAGTTTTCTG CAACAATACTATTGGGATCCTAAGCATCACAGTCAAGTTCGTTTTCAGTGGGAACAAATTCTGAAAAGCTCAATCAGAGACCTTGTAAGCAAGAGGAGGAgatcagaagaaaaaaagaagccaGATTTTATTGGCCTAGCAGATTGGAACTTGATGCTAGAGACTTGGCAGGAGGAGCCACACCAAAAGAGGAGCAAAACGAATTCTGAGAATGCTTCCTCAAACCCAGATGGTTTAGGCACTCACCGTCATACTTCAGGATCAAAAAACCACAAGCGTTATGCTTATGACTTG ACTGTTAAGGCTGGTGGAGTAGCACCTCCAGTCACTGAAGTAGTGCGTATGACCCATACTCGCAAGGATGGCACTTTCATTGACAAAAGAGCAGAAGGTTTTTTGAAGGCTGCCGAGGCTCTTGCATTGGAGCGATCACAAGGTTCCTGTCTGACTGATGAAACCCCATCAGCACCCTCTACCCAGCAGCTCAACGCTGCTTACATTGAA GTGGCAACCAATGGCAAAGGGCGAGTTTATGGGCTTGGTTCAATTCAGGATATTGATGATGAACCAAGTGAGACTGCACCAGCATCTTTATTTACACATGTGGCAGTTGATGGACGCTTGACCACCATGGAGGGTGTTGTAACTTGCTTGAAGGATGATGTTTCTGGCTTGAAGGAGGATGTAATTGGTATTAAGCGAGGCATTGAGGTTCTGATGAAGATGAATGGAGTGGACCCTGTTACCTTTGAACCTATTCAGCGTGAGAGTGATGCATCTGATCGAACTCCCCAATCAAGCCAAGAACTTGACCAAAATTCTCCCGTACATTAA
- the LOC106441382 gene encoding uncharacterized protein LOC106441382, which translates to MDETKSFWLPNGKKHSWFDCHRKFLPEGHPYRRNVKDFLKGKTVHDDPPPWLNGEEILHERINNICGLRKTVDCGGKGHDNPTRSIEGYGVDHNWVKKSIFWELPYWENLLLRHNLDFMHKEKNFFDNLVNTVLNVPGKTKDSINSRMDLPLFCRRPELEISQDGRVPIPIFRLSKEGKEKFLTWLKTDIKFPDGYVSKFSHCVNLNSGKISGLKSHDCHVIMQRLLPIAFAELLPKPVHTAISDIALFFRDISSKILKIEDVARPKENIAIMLCNLEKIFPPAFFDVIEHLPVHLPDEALLGGPVQYRWMYPFERYMYHLKKKVKNKARIGGSIVAQCVNEEISYVTNNYIAPSTVQVPEKDVNEIRFTYKYLDVPIMFQQEGRISGKSSSAWLNDEDYNILQTFLLLNCEVFEPYERMFEDYMMDNHPNITSNDMTRAKDEKFAMWCKDYINNASKSFEFPLWMLEFVQGPKHQIKSWPMYYSRGYHYHTQSHGQNKKTMNFGVCVPGTTETEYFGLIEEIFMIEYHGAVGLKAMIFKCHWFNIDQGIRRHPSGIVDVCPQMHYDKYDPFILPEQCDQVCYVPYPRLRSRREEWWTTIKVMPRGFFETKEVSQNAIQNNIVDHVIPSTNIVRVEAHAVQDDSNYEPMPMINPEDEYLSENDFIDQYDEYSDSDSHSD; encoded by the exons ATGGATGAGACCAAGTCGTTTTGGTTACCAAACGGTAAAAAACacagttggtttgattgtcatagAAAGTTTTTGCCTGAAGGACATCCTTATAGGCGGAATGTTAAAGATTTCTTAAAAGGTAAAACTGTCCATGATGATCCTCCACCATGGTTAAACGGAGAGGAAATATTACATGaaagaataaataatatatgtgGACTGCGTAAAACAGTTGATTGTGGAGGCAAAGGACATGACAATCCTACTCGATCTATTGAAGGGTATGGTGTTGATCATAATTGGGTGAAGAAGAGTATCTTTTGGGAGTTACCTTATTGGGAGAACCTACTTCTTCGACACAATCTTGATTTTAtgcataaagaaaaaaatttctttgataATCTGGTTAACACAGTGCTAAATGTACCTGGGAAGACAAAGGATAGCATAAACTCAAGGATGGATCTCCCTTTGTTTTGCAGAAGACCCGAGTTAGAGATTTCCCAAGATGGAAGAGTGCCTATTCCAATCTTTAGACTGTCGAAGGAAGGCAAAGAAAAATTTCTAACATGGTTGAAGACCGATATTAAATTTCcagatgggtatgtttcgaaatTTTCACATTGTGTTAATTTGAACAGTGGAAAGATATCAGGATTAAAAAGCCATGACTGTCATGTCATCATGCAACGACTTCTCCCAATTGCATTTGCGGAACTTCTTCCAAAACCTGTTCATACGGCAATTTCAG ATATCGCACTCTTCTTTCGAGATATATCTTCCAAAATcttgaagattgaagatgttgcTAGACCGAAAGAAAATATTGCAATTATGCTTTGCAATCTTGAAAAAATATTTCCACCGGCATTCTTTGATGTGATAGAACATCTACCTGTCCATCTCCCAGATGAAGCTTTACTAGGTGGTCCGGTCCAATATAGGTGGATGTATCCGTTTGAACGATACATGTATCATCtgaaaaaaaaggttaaaaacaAAGCCAGGATCGGAGGATCAATAGTGGCTCAGTGTGTGAATGAAGAAATTTCTTACGTGACAAATAATTATATTGCACCTTCAACAGTTCAAGTCCCTGAAAAAGATGTCAACGAAATCAGATTCACTTACAAATATCTTGATGTTCCAATAATGTTCCAGCAAGAAGGAAGAATCAGTGGAAAATCAAGTAGTGCATGGTTAAATGATGAAGATTATAATATTCTTCAGACATTTTTATTGCTTAACTGTGAAGTATTTGAACCATATGAGAG GATGTTTGAAGATTATATGATGGATAACCACCCAAACATAACTTCTAACGATATGACAAGAGCAAAAGATGAAAAATTTGCAATGTGGTGTAAAGATTAC ATTAACAATGCTAGCAAATCATTTGAATTTCCATTGTGGATGTTGGAATTTGTACAAGGTCCAAAGCACCAAATCAAGTCATGGCCTATGTATTATTCGAGAGGATATCATTACCACACACAAAGCCATggacaaaataaaaagacaatGAATTTTGGTGTTTGTGTTCCTGGAACTACTGAGACCGAGTATTTTGGACTTATCGAAGAAATATTCATGATAGAGTATCACGGTGCCGTTGGGTTAAAAGCCATGATTTTTAAATGTCATTGGTTCAACATCGATCAAGGAATACGAAGACATCCATCTGGCATTGTTGATGTTTGCCCACAAATGCATTATGACAAGTACGATCCTTTTATATTACCAGAACAATGTGATCAAGTATGTTATGTTCCTTATCCTCGTCTACGAtcaagaagagaagaatggTGGACAACAATAAAAGTTATGCCGAGAGGATTTTTTGAAACTAAAGAAGTTTCTCAAAATGCAAtacaaaacaatattgttgATCATGTGATACCATCCACTAATATTGTGCGAGTCGAAGCACATGCAGTCCAAGATGATTCAAATTACGAACCGATGCCAATGATTAATCCAGAAGATGAATATTTATCTGAAAATGATTTTATCGATCAGTATGACGAATATTCTGATTCAGATTCGCATTCGGACTAA